In Microvenator marinus, one genomic interval encodes:
- a CDS encoding serine/threonine-protein kinase gives MAKLPQLPKPGDVVAGRFRIIELLGSGGFGTVYKALQENVGREVAMKFLTPGVAKDPVNVERFRREAYHVSQLRHPNTITLYDYGQTEEGLIYMVMELLEGTSLADVIQDDGALDWPRASHVLIQVLKSLSEAHQRGLVHRDLKPENIFLSELFGEQDYVKVLDFGVAKMTMLDENDEGADEKLTKAGRIFGTPMYMAPEQACAEPITPATDVYALGLLVFEMMTGLPPVTGRNRMDVIHKQIRDPVPELTPDLAGTPLGKFIRKATEKKPEQRYHDAAEMLEALAHTLRAMNIVPRPRGATFPEISVTAIVPDGLDKLVDSDPDQTSLLPKVEDTPDETVNKVVKVPSAAIPTSHSVVVDEIEVDSKPTKPMPPPLPTKTKEANPDSGQFPTIERRSLADRLAKGERQEPAPASKPRYELPLIGRDNDVLKLSASVQEAVFANSGHILLLEGENGIGKSRVVHALKSNLRNLGIDVGVGYCRRRSMPMEAIREALADHFKIASAERALVEKTLKTELHRLGEYSEVEVERLVDFFRPRGDDSLMKPGTEEAGVLFAQLERVLVQLAQRRQWLLVIEDVQYADSATLAFLEYFAVTLRTQSVSIALMLTYRPEERHLNPNLEESLRTILSNIGASYTRYVVKRLKGRDLAMLLDSILNLEPRLKERVGWLSQGVPLHTIQIVRYLQDEGNLVQKKGRWSLKKGSPREIDLPPDLMDLMRLRIEQAMSRFAEKPGLRATLEWLAILGMRTPVELLSEVLGGSPQSLNDDLVSLRDQGIVRQALHQNLVCVEFDNSLLREAILHDLSERWANRRMHKAAAEKKIEFYKGRSMEVPLVEIAEHWRQAGEQEKYRDILFAAAQRSLNRQDLRGARDQYRELTTLLEESDDYTEMWAQAQLALAELAWKFGEFGLAEDRFKIAIQKRAAKGPELGRAYRGLGHLLIMQGRHKEAHDWYKNALDWAAKINDLPGTAKSLVGLSKIHLMTSDLRGEEHVSQQLVRMLPSLPQGEIAGKVYLHLAEVARRRGQLSKRRDHLVKARQEFERARHREGLSDALLALGNALMDPAMNEPDRLNEAGRMFRQALEVKKALGDRTGVAEAYRNLGQLEVELGNFESGIQLLNESLSLHSALGTLYYVAAVHNALGVAFLFMASYERAEEHMRKCLEIFQKLGDQIACSHVLMNLGELAINKGDIRSAQNLLRESRRMKESMGTNWAVYDIRNHMSIVSMWLGDFDESERMLQETLETVDERGTAEDRAIARSLMGLLRCFQSRLQLAALELGRARADAEDLGSEKVSKFCLACAAFYAGLTETESTFQALLAEIKDSSFLYTMERSVFLRFLEQLAIHTTENEKSRQTARLYHTTARFWIEFGQIEHGEQILRSAKKLESALNDTRNIQ, from the coding sequence GCGAAGTCGCGATGAAATTCCTCACCCCAGGCGTCGCCAAAGACCCTGTGAATGTCGAGAGGTTTCGTCGTGAGGCCTATCACGTCTCGCAGCTCCGGCACCCCAACACCATCACGCTCTATGACTACGGGCAGACCGAAGAGGGCCTGATCTACATGGTGATGGAGCTCCTCGAGGGAACAAGTCTGGCCGATGTCATTCAAGATGATGGCGCCTTGGATTGGCCGAGAGCTTCCCACGTATTGATCCAGGTACTCAAGAGTCTGAGCGAAGCCCACCAACGCGGACTTGTGCACCGCGATCTCAAGCCGGAAAACATCTTCCTAAGCGAGCTCTTCGGCGAACAAGACTACGTAAAAGTCTTGGACTTCGGTGTCGCCAAGATGACGATGCTCGACGAAAACGACGAAGGCGCCGACGAGAAACTTACCAAGGCCGGCAGGATCTTCGGAACTCCCATGTATATGGCGCCCGAACAGGCCTGTGCCGAGCCCATCACGCCTGCAACGGACGTCTACGCGCTGGGCCTTTTGGTCTTCGAGATGATGACCGGCCTGCCTCCCGTGACGGGGCGCAATCGCATGGATGTGATTCATAAACAGATCAGGGATCCAGTTCCTGAGCTCACCCCAGACCTTGCGGGAACCCCGCTCGGAAAATTCATCCGAAAGGCTACGGAGAAAAAGCCCGAACAACGCTATCACGACGCCGCGGAGATGCTCGAAGCGCTAGCGCATACGCTTCGCGCCATGAACATTGTGCCGCGCCCTCGTGGAGCGACGTTCCCCGAAATTTCGGTGACTGCAATCGTGCCGGACGGCCTCGATAAACTCGTGGATTCCGACCCAGATCAAACCTCGCTTTTGCCCAAAGTTGAGGACACACCAGACGAGACGGTCAATAAGGTGGTCAAGGTTCCGAGCGCTGCGATCCCTACATCCCATAGCGTTGTGGTCGACGAGATAGAGGTAGATTCCAAGCCTACAAAGCCGATGCCACCTCCTTTGCCGACCAAAACGAAGGAGGCGAACCCCGACTCTGGGCAGTTCCCAACTATCGAGCGGCGGTCCCTCGCCGACAGGCTGGCCAAGGGTGAGCGCCAAGAACCCGCTCCCGCTTCTAAGCCGCGCTATGAATTGCCGCTCATCGGGCGCGATAACGACGTCTTGAAACTCAGTGCTTCGGTTCAAGAGGCGGTCTTCGCCAATTCCGGTCATATTCTTCTTCTTGAAGGAGAAAACGGAATCGGGAAGTCCAGGGTTGTTCACGCACTGAAGTCGAACCTTCGCAATCTAGGCATCGACGTCGGAGTTGGCTATTGCCGTCGTCGATCGATGCCTATGGAGGCTATTCGCGAAGCACTCGCCGATCATTTCAAGATTGCGTCTGCCGAGCGAGCGTTGGTTGAAAAGACGCTGAAGACCGAGCTCCATCGTCTTGGTGAATATTCAGAAGTGGAAGTCGAGAGGCTGGTGGATTTCTTTCGTCCTCGCGGCGATGACTCCCTGATGAAGCCTGGTACCGAAGAAGCAGGCGTACTCTTCGCGCAGCTAGAACGGGTACTCGTGCAACTCGCTCAGAGGCGTCAATGGCTCCTCGTCATTGAAGACGTCCAGTACGCTGACAGCGCCACCCTCGCCTTCCTCGAGTACTTTGCGGTCACTCTCAGAACTCAATCGGTCTCGATTGCATTGATGCTGACGTATCGGCCAGAAGAGAGGCATCTAAATCCAAACTTGGAAGAAAGTCTTCGAACGATCCTCTCCAATATTGGGGCGTCTTACACTCGATATGTGGTCAAACGGCTCAAAGGCCGAGACCTAGCGATGCTCCTAGACTCGATCCTGAATCTCGAACCACGTCTCAAAGAGCGCGTCGGTTGGCTGAGTCAGGGCGTGCCGCTCCACACAATCCAGATTGTCCGCTATCTGCAGGATGAAGGAAATCTGGTTCAGAAAAAGGGGCGTTGGAGTCTCAAGAAGGGCTCGCCACGCGAGATCGATTTGCCGCCTGACCTCATGGACCTCATGCGATTGCGTATTGAGCAAGCCATGTCGCGGTTTGCCGAAAAGCCTGGTCTCAGGGCCACTCTCGAGTGGCTCGCGATTCTAGGAATGAGAACTCCCGTTGAGCTCTTGAGCGAGGTTTTGGGCGGCAGTCCACAATCCCTCAATGACGATTTAGTCTCGCTTCGTGACCAAGGAATCGTGCGTCAAGCACTTCATCAGAATCTTGTCTGCGTTGAGTTTGATAACTCGTTGCTGCGTGAGGCCATCTTGCACGACCTCTCAGAGAGATGGGCCAATCGCCGGATGCACAAGGCTGCTGCGGAGAAAAAGATCGAGTTCTACAAAGGGCGCTCCATGGAGGTGCCGCTCGTTGAAATCGCGGAACATTGGCGGCAAGCGGGCGAGCAAGAGAAGTACCGGGACATCTTGTTTGCTGCGGCGCAACGCTCCCTTAACCGGCAGGACTTGCGGGGTGCCAGAGACCAATACCGCGAGTTGACCACGTTGCTCGAGGAGAGCGATGACTACACCGAGATGTGGGCTCAAGCTCAGCTCGCCCTCGCGGAGCTTGCGTGGAAGTTCGGAGAGTTTGGCCTCGCGGAAGACCGGTTTAAGATCGCCATCCAAAAACGGGCCGCAAAGGGTCCTGAGCTCGGCCGCGCATATCGCGGGCTGGGACACCTACTCATCATGCAGGGCCGCCACAAAGAGGCCCACGACTGGTACAAGAATGCGCTCGACTGGGCAGCCAAGATCAACGATCTGCCTGGAACGGCAAAATCACTCGTCGGTCTCTCTAAAATTCACTTGATGACCAGCGATCTTCGTGGCGAAGAACATGTTTCGCAGCAACTCGTTCGAATGCTTCCGAGCCTTCCCCAGGGAGAGATAGCCGGCAAGGTCTATTTGCATCTGGCCGAGGTTGCACGCAGGCGCGGCCAGCTTTCGAAACGGCGTGACCACCTTGTGAAGGCCCGCCAAGAGTTTGAACGCGCAAGGCATCGAGAAGGCCTCTCGGACGCCCTACTCGCGCTCGGAAACGCGCTCATGGATCCGGCAATGAACGAGCCGGACAGACTCAATGAGGCCGGCCGAATGTTCCGGCAGGCCTTGGAGGTTAAGAAAGCGCTCGGAGATAGAACCGGCGTGGCCGAGGCCTATCGAAACCTGGGCCAACTCGAAGTCGAGCTTGGCAATTTTGAGTCTGGTATTCAGCTGCTCAACGAGAGCCTCTCACTGCACTCGGCGCTTGGAACGCTCTACTACGTTGCTGCGGTCCACAACGCCTTGGGTGTCGCCTTCCTCTTCATGGCGAGCTATGAGCGTGCGGAAGAGCATATGAGAAAGTGTCTGGAGATCTTCCAGAAGCTCGGTGATCAAATCGCTTGCTCACACGTGCTCATGAACCTCGGAGAGTTGGCCATCAACAAGGGAGACATCCGGTCCGCTCAGAATCTATTGAGAGAATCGCGTCGCATGAAGGAGTCGATGGGCACCAATTGGGCCGTCTACGATATCCGAAATCATATGTCGATTGTCTCGATGTGGCTCGGTGATTTTGACGAGTCGGAACGCATGCTTCAAGAGACCCTGGAAACGGTCGATGAGCGCGGTACAGCAGAAGATCGCGCCATTGCGAGAAGTTTGATGGGATTGTTGCGTTGTTTCCAAAGTCGGTTGCAGCTCGCTGCACTTGAGCTCGGACGTGCACGTGCAGATGCCGAAGATCTTGGGAGCGAGAAAGTCTCCAAGTTTTGCCTCGCCTGCGCTGCGTTCTACGCGGGCCTGACAGAAACCGAGTCCACATTCCAAGCCTTGCTTGCCGAGATCAAAGACTCGAGCTTCCTATACACGATGGAACGTTCAGTTTTTCTGCGATTTTTGGAACAACTCGCTATCCACACCACGGAAAACGAAAAGAGCCGCCAAACGGCGCGCCTCTATCATACTACCGCTAGATTCTGGATCGAGTTCGGCCAGATCGAACACGGTGAACAAATCTTGAGAAGCGCCAAGAAATTAGAGAGCGCCCTCAACGACACACGTAATATCCAATAG